A window of the Thunnus albacares chromosome 15, fThuAlb1.1, whole genome shotgun sequence genome harbors these coding sequences:
- the LOC122998076 gene encoding uncharacterized protein LOC122998076 — protein sequence MGSTGSRPRLHKVSPCKSPPKEGKQRVSQSKPQWTLPTLPITLEQPSGSLGQRKTTLPPLKQEISLSTLSESCFAGNLPPKQSNNSSIIHSHPPRRPQALQPLALQIGHTGTASQIAMGRDCRDGGVRQFSTIGQTGHSGTGRMIQGGFLEAQTALAQQAHRYRQAHLRQAREQRRHKVVYTFDAGGPNKEGIQRLKLVRRPTERDIFWDETTGERLDLSCLLEPKSLTLVIEETQQNLLRKAEESNQRNQARGPKDRDKRTVQQSEHGGVSLDKNLSWTNERDIERTENKGKTQRDSWMWSARGCQTGRIRGARGIWDHKLN from the exons ATGGGCTCCACAGGCTCCAGACCCAGGCTTCATAAAGTTTCCCCATGTAAAAGTCCACCAAAAGAGGGGAAACAACGAGTCAGCCAGTCCAAACCACAGTGGACTCTCCCCACTCTGCCGATCACTCTGGAGCAGCCGTCAGGATCTTTGGGACAGAGGAAAACAACTTTGCCTCCattgaaacaggaaataagTCTTTCCACACTCTCAG AATCATGCTTTGCAGGAAACCTCCCACCAAAGCAAAGCAACAACTCAAGCATCATTCATTCTCATCCACCCCGAAGACCCCAG GCACTGCAACCATTGGCCCTTCAAATTGGCCACACAGGCACTGCCAGTCAAATTGCCatg GGCAGGGACTGCAGAGATGGGGGTGTCCGCCAGTTTTCTACAATCGGCCAGACAGGACACTCCGGCACCGGCAGAATGATTCAG GGAGGGTTTCTGGAGGCCCAGACAGCTCTTGCACAACAGGCTCATCGGTATCGACAAGCTCATCTCCGACAggccagagagcagagaagacaTAAAGTTGTCTACACATTTGATG CTGGAGGTCCAAATAAAGAAGGGATCCAAAGGTTGAAACTTGTGAGAAGACCAACGGAGAGGGACATCTTCTGGGATGAGACTACAGGAGAAAGGCTGGACCTCAGCTGCCTTCTGGAACCAAAATCTCTGACCCTCGTCATTGAAGAGACACAGCAAAACCTCCTGCGCAAAGCCGAAGAGTCTAACCAGAGAAATCAAGCTCGAGGCCCCAAAGACAGAGATAAAAGGACTGTTCAACAAAGTGAACATGGAGGGGTGTCTCTTGACAAAAACTTATCATGGACAAATGAAAGGGACATAGAGAGAACAGAGAATAAGGGTAAAACACAGAGGGATAGTTGGATGTGGTCTGCCAGAGGCTGCCAGACAGGGAGGATAAGAGGTGCAAGAGGGATCTGGGACCATAAGCTCAACTAA
- the slc35f4 gene encoding solute carrier family 35 member F4 isoform X2: protein MKKHSARVAPLSSYSTQVLTCPISEGEDGSESHAETPGSETSGESRSYQTCTNTALKVLGGLLMVLCVSSSWVGTTQVVKLTFQSFSCPFFISWFSSNWNILFFPIYYSGHVVTTREKQTPIQKFRECSKLFGEDGMTLKLFVKRTAPFSILWTLTSYLYLLALKKLTATDVSALYCCHKAFVFLLSWIVLKDRFMGVRIVAAIMAITGIVMMAYADGFHGDSFVGVALAVGSASTSALYKVLFKMFLGSANLGEVAHFLSTMGFFNLIFISCVPLILYFTKVEYWGSLSSLPWGYMCGLAGLWLVFNILVHVGVVLTYPILISIGTLLSVPGNAAVDVLKHEVIFSVVRLAATCIICLGFLLLLLPEEWDSVTLRFLANIADKKSEEHGEELTESSVHTRSRSRANGTVSIPLA from the exons GAGAGGATGGTTCAGAGTCTCATGCAGAGACACCAGGCAGCGAGACCAGCGGAGAGAGCCGGTCCTACCAGACATGCACCAACACAGCTCTGAAGGTGCTGGGTGGTCTGCTGATGGTGCTGTGTGTCTCCTCCTCCTGGGTGGGTACCACTCAGGTGGTCAAGCTGACCTTCCAGTCGTTCTCTTGTCCTTTCTTTATCTCTTGGTTCAGCAGCAACTGGaacatcctcttcttccccATCTACTACTCGGGACATGTGGTCACCACAAGGGAGAAGCAGACGCCCATCCAGAAATTCAG GGAGTGTAGCAAGCTCTTTGGGGAGGATGGAATGACGCTCAAGCTTTTTGTCAAGAGGACAGCACCCTTCTCAATCCTGTGGACACTGACAAGCTACCTGTACCTTTTGGCCTTGAAGAAGCTGACCGCCACTGATGTCTCTGCCCTTTACTGCTGCCACAAGGcctttgtctttctcttgtCCTGGATTGTCCTCAAGGACCGGTTCATGGGTGTTCGG ATTGTGGCAGCCATAATGGCCATCACGGGTATTGTCATGATGGCTTATGCTGACGGTTTCCATGGTGATTCCTTTGTGGGTGTAGCATTAGCTGTGGGCTCAGCCTCAACATCAGCTCTTTATAAG GTGCTGTTCAAGATGTTCCTGGGCAGTGCCAACCTTGGAGAAGTGGCTCATTTCCTTTCCACCATGGGCTTCTTCAACCTCATTTTCATCTCATGTGTGCCCCTCATCCTCTACTTCACCAAGGTGGAGTACTGGGGCTCACTCTCCTCACTGCCTTGGGGATACATGTGTGGACTGGCAGGACTGTGGCTGG TGTTCAACATCCTGGTTCATGTTGGTGTGGTGCTGACGTACCCCATTCTCATCTCCATAGGAACACTGCTCAGTGTGCCGGGCAATGCAG CCGTAGATGTTTTGAAACATGAGGTGATCTTCAGTGTGGTGCGCCTGGCAGCCACCTGCATCATCTGCCTGGGCTTCttgctcctgctgctgccagaGGAGTGGGACTCAGTCACCCTGCGCTTTCTGGCCAACATAGCAGACAAGAAGTCCGAGGAACATGGCGAGGAGCTCACAGAGTCCAGTGTCCACACTCGAAGCCGCAGTCGAGCCAATGGCACTGTCTCCATTCCCTTGGCGTGA
- the ap5m1 gene encoding AP-5 complex subunit mu-1: protein MSVRAVWIISQEKGENVSIRFSRRFSTVEHRAKSLAGSSYVAVPEESTVLQLLLTELGLSDSHKSYVALRDDCLHRQRSPALELRVDGPGKGALWPVLAISQGPLILACLPLVDAPAEPRPPLASLLSVSQGLTLLAGLQTFLLGSASKPDSEGLASRLAMLPSVLLQVCPLGTPLDVPLLGPPATSTAPTPAGNQKQPAWKTGLHRGRAVVNVVLIETVRSMQYGNRSRQDLWDVYGTVTCKCEVEGVLPNVTVTLTLPPNGSPLQDILVHPCVTSLDSSILTASSVDNCDGSAFSGPYKFPFSPPLEPFRLCSYTSQVPVPPILGSYQLKEEANQLRVSVTLKLHESVKNSFEYCEARLPFFNRDQMGVVDMKVSSGQLDVSKEKNLLVWVLGQKFPKCREVTMEGRISFSGPTPGPTDPLCTELTAYIKLYFKVPDMTLSGCCVDQHSVQVYSSAKPRIVTSRELQSKEYFIWNSTGTAPVSSGQMML, encoded by the exons ATGAGTGTGCGTGCTGTGTGGATTATTTCTCAGGAGAAGggagaaaatgtgtcaataCGCTTTTCGAG GAGGTTTTCTACTGTGGAGCACCGTGCAAAGAGCCTGGCAGGTTCCTCATATGTAGCAGTCCCAGAAGAAAGCACTGTGCTGCAGCTCCTGCTCACTGAGCTGGGGCTGTCAGACTCACACAAGTCATATGTAGCACTCAGAGATGATTGCCTCCACCGTCAGCGGTCACCAGCCCTGGAGCTGCGTGTGGATGGTCCTGGAAAGGGAGCACTTTGGCCAGTGTTGGCCATCTCTCAAGGGCCTCTTATCCTAGCTTGCCTGCCTTTAGTGGATGCCCCTGCTGAGCCACGGCCACCTCTGGCCAGCCTGTTGTCGGTCTCCCAGGGCCTCACGCTCCTGGCAGGCCTACAGACTTTTCTACTCGGCTCTGCGAGTAAGCCTGATAGTGAGGGGCTGGCCTCTCGCCTGGCAATGCTGCCCTCTGTGCTCCTGCAGGTTTGTCCACTTGGCACACCATTGGATGTGCCACTACTGGGGCCACCAGCTACATCCACAGCACCCACGCCTGCTGGGAACCAGAAGCAGCCAGCGTGGAAGACTGGGCTACACCGGGGTCGGGCTGTGGTGAACGTAGTGCTGATAGAGACAGTACGTTCCATGCAGTATGGTAACCGGAGTAGACAGGACCTGTGGGATGTCTACGGCACTGTGACATGCAAA TGTGAAGTGGAGGGGGTGCTCCCAAATGTGACAGTGACCCTCACTCTGCCACCAAATGGTTCTCCACTGCAGGACATCCTGGTCCATCCCTGTGTCACCTCACTGGATTCCAGTATCCTGACTGCCAGCAGCGTTGATAACTGTGATGGCTCAGCTTTCTCTGGGCCATACAAGTtccccttctctcctcccctGGAGCCTTTCAGACTATGCAGCTATACATCTCAG GTCCCTGTTCCCCCCATCCTTGGGTCATATCAACTGAAGGAAGAAGCAAACCAGCTGCGTGTGTCAGTAACTCTCAAACTTCATGAGAGTGTAAAGAATAGCTTTGAGTACTGTGAAGCACGCCTGCCCTTCTTTAACAG ggatCAGATGGGTGTTGTGGATATGAAGGTGAGCTCCGGACAACTGGATGTTTCAAAGGAGAAGAACCTGCTGGTTTGGGTCCTCG GACAAAAGTTCCCTAAATGTCGCGAGGTCACGATGGAAGGCAGGATCAGCTTTTCAGGGCCAACACCAGGACCTACTGACCCCCTCTGCACAGAGCTCACAGCCTATATTAAA ttgtattttaaagtgCCTGACATGACGCTATCCGGATGTTGTGTGGACCAGCATTCAGTGCAGGTTTATTCCTCTGCCAAACCACGGATTGTAACAT CCCGAGAACTTCAATCCAAAGAGTACTTCATATGGAATTCAACAGGCACTGCTCCAGTATCCTCTGGACAGATGATGCTGTAG